TGACGGAAGGAAGCGACGATGTCGTCCACGTCGCTGAACAGAACGCGAAACGACCTCATTCCTTTGAGGTCCGGCACGAGGACGATGAAACCTACGCGCGCCAGAGAAAGGGCGAAGCGGATCAATCGCGGGTCGTCTTTGCCGTCCTCGATGATGCCATGGGTCAAGAGGATCGCCGCGCGCTTCTCTTTTCCCGGATGATAGTAAAGATCCGCCGGGATTTTTTGCTTGCCCTTGGGAATTTCAAGGCGCTTTTTCTCCGGAGCCGCCGTCACCCATGCAAGCTTGCCGCGCTCGGGAGAGTGGACCGTGCTTCCGTCGAGCATGTCCCAGAGAAACAGCGCGGTGAGAAACCCAAGGCGTATCTGCGAGAAAAAAACCACGATGATAAGCAGCAAGACCGCCGCCGCAACCTTGAGCTTTTTCATCCTTCATCCCTCATCCTTCATCCCTTCTTCATACCGCACTTCCATCAGAAACAAACCCTGCGGCGGCGCGGTTGGACCCGCCTGAGTCCGGTCCTTGGCTCTCAACAGCTCGGCGAACGAAGCGGGCGCGCGCTCGCGCCGGCCCACTTCAACGAGCGTGCCGACGATGTTGCGCACCATGTGGCGGAGAAACGCGTTCGCCTCGACGTCGTAGAGCAGCAACTCCCCCTCGCGCGCGAGCGCGTTCCGATCGATGCGCCGGACCGAATGCGCCGCATCGCAGCCGGCGGCCTGGAACGAGGCGAAATCGTGCTCGCCTTCGAGATCGCGGATCGCCTGTTGCATCGCGGCGAGGTCCAGCGGGTCGTGGACGTGCCAGGAGAAGCGGCGCAGGATCGCCGGCGGCCAACGGTCGTTCCAGATGCGGTATTGATACCGGCGTGCGCGTGCGTCTCTCCGCGCGTCGAAAGAGTCCGGGGCAACCTCAACTTTCCTGATTACGATGTCTTCCGGCGTGACCGCGTTCAGCCCTCGCTGCAGACGCCATAAATCAACCTCGGCGTCATGAATGAAATTCGCCACCTGCCCCAACGCGTGCACCCCGGCGTCGGTCCGGCCGGAAGCGTTGAGGCGAACGGCGGCGCCGAGGATTTTTTCCAGTCCCTGCTCGACGACCTCTTGAATCGCCCTGCCGTTCGGCTGCGCCTGCCAGCCGCAGTAAGCGGTGCCGTCGTATTCGACGGTGAGCT
This sequence is a window from Candidatus Binatia bacterium. Protein-coding genes within it:
- the truA gene encoding tRNA pseudouridine(38-40) synthase TruA, with product MNIKLTVEYDGTAYCGWQAQPNGRAIQEVVEQGLEKILGAAVRLNASGRTDAGVHALGQVANFIHDAEVDLWRLQRGLNAVTPEDIVIRKVEVAPDSFDARRDARARRYQYRIWNDRWPPAILRRFSWHVHDPLDLAAMQQAIRDLEGEHDFASFQAAGCDAAHSVRRIDRNALAREGELLLYDVEANAFLRHMVRNIVGTLVEVGRRERAPASFAELLRAKDRTQAGPTAPPQGLFLMEVRYEEGMKDEG